In one Modestobacter sp. L9-4 genomic region, the following are encoded:
- a CDS encoding regulatory protein RecX: protein MTGPLSDGAAGAAPDRDEQPADDSGRRSGRRSGLGGARSGSSFGDGGSGRRGARSGSSFGGGGSGRSGSSFGDGGSGRRAKGARDEGGSGRGASGRASGPQWSSRATDADSAPAEPEDLEAQAKGICLRALTGMAKTRKQLADLLAKKEIPAEVADAVLDRFTDVGLIDDAAFAAAWVSSRQSGRGLARRALASELRAKGVDGEVAAAAVAEVDPQDEWDSARALVARKMPSMQRHDRVTAERRLMGMLARKGYGGGLAGYVVREALDDAGKAEDAAAEAEPFEDDEPSWSPAEAPVWTAARSAARSALRSTAPASSFTAAAGTEVGEGQARAIGRRSGAARPAEGPVDPF, encoded by the coding sequence ATGACCGGTCCGCTGTCCGACGGCGCTGCGGGCGCCGCCCCCGACCGGGACGAGCAACCGGCCGACGACTCAGGTCGTCGGTCCGGTCGCCGCTCGGGCCTGGGCGGTGCCCGCAGTGGCAGCAGTTTCGGCGACGGCGGTTCCGGCCGGCGCGGTGCCCGGAGCGGCAGCAGTTTCGGCGGCGGCGGCTCCGGCCGGAGCGGCAGCAGCTTCGGTGACGGCGGCTCCGGCCGTCGCGCCAAGGGTGCCCGTGACGAGGGCGGGTCCGGTCGCGGCGCGAGCGGCCGGGCCAGCGGTCCGCAGTGGAGCTCGCGTGCCACGGATGCCGACAGCGCGCCGGCCGAGCCCGAGGACCTCGAGGCCCAGGCCAAGGGCATCTGTCTGCGTGCACTCACCGGCATGGCCAAGACGCGCAAGCAGTTGGCCGACCTGCTGGCCAAGAAGGAGATCCCGGCCGAGGTGGCCGATGCCGTTCTCGACCGGTTCACCGACGTCGGCCTGATCGACGACGCCGCCTTCGCTGCGGCCTGGGTCTCCAGCCGGCAGTCCGGGCGTGGGCTGGCCCGGCGGGCCCTCGCTTCCGAGCTCCGCGCCAAGGGCGTCGACGGGGAGGTCGCCGCAGCGGCCGTCGCCGAGGTCGACCCGCAGGACGAGTGGGACTCCGCCCGTGCACTGGTCGCCCGCAAGATGCCCTCGATGCAGCGGCACGACCGGGTCACCGCCGAGCGGCGTCTGATGGGCATGCTCGCCCGCAAGGGCTATGGCGGCGGCCTCGCCGGTTACGTCGTCCGCGAGGCGCTCGACGACGCAGGCAAGGCAGAGGACGCCGCGGCCGAGGCCGAGCCGTTCGAGGACGACGAGCCGAGCTGGTCACCCGCCGAGGCGCCCGTGTGGACCGCGGCGCGTTCCGCCGCCCGGTCCGCGCTCCGCTCGACGGCGCCGGCGTCCAGCTTCACCGCGGCCGCGGGCACCGAGGTCGGCGAGGGACAGGCACGGGCGATCGGTCGCCGGTCCGGGGCCGCACGCCCCGCTGAGGGGCCCGTCGACCCGTTCTGA
- the recA gene encoding recombinase RecA, which translates to MATLDRDKALDMALAQIDKQFGKGSVMRLGDSPEIAMKVIPTGSIALDIALGVGGLPRGRVVEVYGPEASGKTTVALHAVANAQAAGGIVAFIDAEHALDPDYARAIGVDTDALLISQPDTGEQALEIADMLIRSGALDLIVVDSVAALVPRAEIEGEMGDSHVGLQARLMSQALRKITGALSNSGTTCIFINQLREKVGVVYGSPEVTTGGRALKFYSSVRLDIRRIETLKQGTDAVGSRVRVKVVKNKVAAPFKQAELDLIWGTGFSREGGLIDIGVEQGFVRKSGAWYTYEGDQLGQGKENARTFLRDNPDLADEIEKKIKEKLGIGVPKVDAGAAAAEPADF; encoded by the coding sequence ATGGCAACGCTCGACCGCGACAAGGCCCTCGACATGGCCCTCGCCCAGATCGACAAGCAGTTCGGCAAGGGCTCCGTCATGCGCCTCGGGGACTCGCCCGAGATCGCCATGAAGGTCATCCCGACCGGCTCCATCGCCCTCGACATCGCCCTCGGCGTCGGCGGCCTGCCGCGCGGCCGGGTCGTCGAGGTCTACGGCCCCGAGGCCTCCGGCAAGACGACGGTCGCCCTGCACGCGGTGGCCAACGCCCAGGCCGCCGGCGGCATCGTGGCCTTCATCGACGCCGAGCACGCGCTCGACCCCGACTACGCCCGGGCCATCGGTGTCGACACCGACGCCCTGCTGATCAGCCAGCCCGACACCGGTGAGCAGGCGCTGGAGATCGCGGACATGCTGATCCGCTCCGGTGCCCTCGACCTGATCGTCGTCGACTCGGTGGCCGCCCTGGTGCCCCGCGCCGAGATCGAGGGCGAGATGGGCGACAGCCACGTCGGTCTGCAGGCCCGGCTGATGAGCCAGGCCCTGCGCAAGATCACCGGTGCGCTCAGCAACTCCGGCACGACCTGCATCTTCATCAACCAGCTGCGCGAGAAGGTCGGCGTCGTCTACGGCTCGCCGGAGGTCACCACCGGTGGCCGCGCGCTGAAGTTCTACTCCTCGGTCCGCCTCGACATCCGTCGCATCGAGACCCTGAAGCAGGGCACCGACGCCGTCGGCAGCCGCGTGCGGGTCAAGGTCGTCAAGAACAAGGTCGCGGCACCGTTCAAGCAGGCCGAGCTCGACCTCATCTGGGGCACCGGCTTCAGCCGCGAGGGTGGCCTGATCGACATCGGTGTGGAGCAGGGCTTCGTCCGCAAGTCCGGTGCTTGGTACACCTACGAGGGTGACCAGCTCGGTCAGGGCAAGGAGAACGCCCGTACCTTCTTGCGGGACAACCCCGACCTCGCCGACGAGATCGAGAAGAAGATCAAGGAGAAGCTGGGCATCGGCGTCCCCAAGGTCGACGCGGGCGCGGCGGCAGCCGAGCCGGCCGACTTCTGA
- a CDS encoding helix-turn-helix domain-containing protein yields the protein MSTSQQAADVFSRHCPSREVFEDVTGKWAVLVLSALHQGPHRFGELRRRVDGVSEKMLSQTLQVLERDGLVHREVRSATPPHVEYSLTGLGAGLAPRLLALIGFVEDALPQVLAARTARDDRG from the coding sequence ATGAGCACGTCCCAGCAGGCGGCCGACGTCTTCAGCCGCCACTGCCCGTCCCGCGAGGTGTTCGAGGACGTCACCGGCAAGTGGGCGGTGCTGGTGCTCTCGGCCCTGCACCAGGGCCCGCACCGGTTCGGCGAGCTGCGCCGGCGGGTCGACGGCGTCAGCGAGAAGATGCTGTCCCAGACGCTGCAGGTGCTCGAGCGCGACGGTCTGGTGCACCGCGAGGTCCGCTCCGCCACCCCGCCGCACGTGGAGTACAGCCTCACCGGGCTGGGAGCGGGGCTGGCGCCCCGGCTGCTCGCGCTCATCGGCTTCGTCGAGGACGCCCTGCCGCAGGTGCTCGCCGCCCGCACCGCCCGCGACGACCGCGGCTGA
- a CDS encoding NAD(P)H-binding protein — MISVTGASGHLGRLVVTGLLDAGVPAAEIVAVVRTPDKVTDLSDRGVQVRQADYTDAAALEAALQGTDRLLLVSGSEVGQRVAQHTNVLQAAKAVGVELLVYTSATKADDTPLPLAPEHIATERLIADSGIPAVVLRNNWYLENYDQQIAQAAQTGSLIGSSGSGRIAAATRADYAAAAVAVLTADSPAPGIRELGGDDAFTLADLAAAVSTASGREVTYTDLTAEQHVQALLDAGLPEGTAHFVVGLDQAIAQGALDTGSTDLSQLNGRPTTPLSTYVQGVLSS; from the coding sequence ATGATCAGCGTCACCGGAGCCAGCGGCCACCTCGGCCGGCTCGTCGTCACCGGCCTGCTCGACGCCGGCGTCCCGGCTGCCGAGATCGTGGCCGTCGTCCGCACGCCCGACAAGGTCACCGACCTGTCCGACCGGGGCGTGCAGGTCCGCCAGGCCGACTACACCGACGCAGCCGCCCTGGAGGCGGCGCTGCAGGGCACCGACCGGCTGCTGCTCGTCTCCGGCAGCGAGGTCGGCCAGCGCGTCGCCCAGCACACCAACGTCCTGCAGGCGGCGAAGGCCGTCGGCGTGGAGCTGCTCGTCTACACCAGCGCCACCAAGGCCGACGACACCCCGCTGCCGCTGGCGCCCGAGCACATCGCCACCGAGCGGCTGATCGCCGACTCCGGCATCCCGGCGGTCGTGCTCCGCAACAACTGGTACCTGGAGAACTACGACCAGCAGATCGCCCAGGCCGCGCAGACCGGCAGCCTGATCGGCAGCTCGGGCAGCGGCCGGATCGCCGCGGCCACGCGCGCCGACTACGCCGCCGCGGCCGTCGCCGTCCTCACGGCCGACTCCCCCGCTCCCGGCATCCGGGAGCTCGGCGGCGACGACGCCTTCACCCTCGCCGACCTGGCCGCCGCCGTCTCCACCGCGTCGGGCCGCGAGGTCACCTACACCGACCTGACCGCCGAGCAGCACGTCCAGGCGCTGCTGGACGCCGGGCTCCCCGAGGGGACGGCGCACTTCGTCGTCGGCCTGGACCAGGCCATCGCCCAGGGCGCTCTCGACACCGGCAGCACCGACCTCTCGCAGCTGAACGGCCGGCCGACCACCCCGCTGTCCACCTACGTGCAGGGCGTGCTCAGCTCCTGA
- a CDS encoding DUF3046 domain-containing protein has protein sequence MGTVDGVRLQEFRTRMDSQFGAMRAQSVARDHVFSTLGGRSALDAIDAGVPVRTVWLEICKEYDVPPKDR, from the coding sequence ATGGGTACCGTCGACGGTGTGCGGCTGCAGGAGTTCAGGACCCGGATGGACAGCCAGTTCGGCGCGATGCGGGCGCAGAGCGTGGCCCGTGACCACGTCTTCAGCACCCTGGGCGGCCGTTCGGCGCTGGACGCCATCGACGCCGGGGTGCCGGTGCGCACCGTCTGGCTGGAGATCTGCAAGGAGTACGACGTCCCGCCGAAGGACCGCTGA
- a CDS encoding KTSC domain-containing protein, producing the protein MATQRAGVRSSSVRWVGYDLDEHVLEIGFVSGGVYRYPGVPPEEALALLEADSIGRHLNTVIRPRYAGSPARRAG; encoded by the coding sequence ATGGCGACGCAGCGGGCCGGGGTGCGGTCCTCGAGCGTGCGCTGGGTGGGTTACGACCTCGACGAGCACGTGCTGGAGATCGGGTTCGTGAGCGGGGGCGTCTACCGCTACCCGGGTGTCCCGCCCGAGGAAGCGCTCGCCCTCCTGGAGGCCGACAGCATCGGCCGGCACCTCAACACGGTGATCAGGCCGCGGTACGCCGGCTCCCCGGCCCGCCGCGCGGGCTGA
- a CDS encoding ATP-dependent helicase: MPSAPTPAMERFSSATQAWFTGAFEHPTAAQEGAWTAISSGRHALVVAPTGSGKTLAAFLWSLDRLAAAPPPEDPLRRCRVLYVSPLKALAVDVERNLRAPLTGIGQAAARLGLERPEITVGIRSGDTPADERRLFTKRPPDILITTPESLFLLLTSQARESLRGVETVILDEVHAVCGSKRGAHLAVSLDRLDELLDAPAQRIGLSATVRPIEEVSTFLAGGRPVQVVAPPSTKQWDLSVVVPVEDMSQLGQPTGELSGSAAGNQPRTSIWPAVEERVLDLIESHRSTIVFANSRRLAERLTSRLNELAYERATGEPMPHGANPAELMAQAGTGVGAGTSTDVKPVASAHHGSVSREQRAIVEEALKSGQLPAVVATSSLELGIDMGAVDLVVQVESPPNVAAGLQRVGRAGHQVGAVSEGVIFPKFRGDLVQSAVVAERMRAGAIESTRYLRNPLDVLAQQIVAIVSEKPRTVDEVSAVLRRSAAFASLPDSALHAVLDMLAGRYPSDAFAELRPRLTWDRITDTLTARNGAQRLAVTSGGTIPDRGLFGVFLVSGAGENGGRRVGELDEEMVYESRVGDVFLLGSSSWRIEEITHDRVLVSPAPGQPGKMPFWHGDTLGRPLELGRALGAFLREVGTATPEAGMERARAAGLDAWGASNLFAYLAEQKAATGHLPDDRTLLVERFRDELGDWRLVVHSPFGAQVNAPWALVLAARLRERYGVDVASMHADDGIVLRLPDTTGEPPEADLALLDPDDVEREVTAEVGNSALFASRFRECAARALLLPRRDPRRRTPLWQQRQRAAQLLSVASEFSSFPITLEAVREVLQDVYDVPGLVELMSDVRARRVRLVDVQTQSASPFAQSLLFGYVGQFIYEGDAPLAERRAQALALDTGLLAELLGRSELRELLDGDAMAEIEAELQRLPEQRHPRDVDGASDLLRGVGDLTVAEAAARGVPAAWLEELVVSRRALVVRIAGEERYVAIEDAGRLRDALGTALPVGVPEAFTEPVADPLGDLIGRFARTHGPFAPPEVAARLGLGVAVVTATVQRLVGTGRLVTGEFRPGGIGQEWCDAEVLRSVRRRSLSKLRQEVEPVPIDTLARFTPSWQSVGGRMRGVDGVLAVVEQLAGALVPASALESLVLPSRVQGYSPAMLDELTSAGEVLWAGAGGLSGGDGWVTLVPADLAPLLLPEPPAGAVLEGGVGQQLLDELSGGQAMFFRSLSDRVGATDDPALAEEIWDLVWAGALTNDTLAPLRTRLSGGGTHKKTPAAPRARLDRSRYGRTRLGRPAMPSRTGPPSMAGRWSRLPDLETNTTKRTTARAEALLERHGVLTRGAVQAEQVTGGFSAVYPVLRAFEENGRARRGYFVETLGAAQFGTPGSVDRLRSFASPDRVPAGPVVLAATDPANVYGAALPWPERTAGSTEEGVDLGEGTAAPTAKKTGHRAGRKAGALVVLVDGELVLYVERGGKTLLSWTEEETALKEAATALSSAVASGALGRITVQKADGASVHESGALSAALQAAGFIATPQGLRLRR, from the coding sequence ATGCCGTCCGCCCCCACGCCTGCGATGGAGCGCTTCTCCTCGGCCACGCAGGCCTGGTTCACCGGCGCGTTCGAGCACCCCACCGCCGCCCAGGAGGGCGCCTGGACGGCGATCAGCAGCGGCCGGCACGCGCTCGTCGTCGCCCCCACCGGCTCGGGCAAGACGCTGGCCGCCTTCCTCTGGTCGCTGGACCGGCTGGCCGCCGCTCCCCCGCCGGAGGACCCGCTGCGCCGCTGCCGGGTCCTCTACGTCTCCCCGCTCAAGGCACTGGCCGTCGACGTCGAGCGCAACCTGCGGGCGCCGCTGACCGGCATCGGCCAGGCCGCCGCCCGCCTCGGGCTGGAGCGGCCGGAGATCACCGTCGGCATCCGCTCCGGCGACACCCCCGCCGACGAGCGCCGACTGTTCACCAAGCGCCCACCGGACATCCTCATCACCACCCCCGAGTCGCTGTTCCTGCTGCTGACCAGCCAGGCCCGGGAGTCGCTGCGCGGCGTCGAGACGGTGATCCTCGACGAGGTGCACGCGGTCTGCGGCAGCAAGCGCGGGGCGCACCTGGCCGTCTCCCTCGACCGGCTCGACGAGCTCCTCGACGCACCGGCCCAGCGGATCGGGCTGTCGGCCACGGTCCGCCCGATCGAGGAGGTCTCGACCTTCCTGGCCGGCGGCCGCCCGGTGCAGGTCGTGGCGCCGCCGTCGACGAAGCAGTGGGACCTGTCGGTCGTCGTCCCGGTCGAGGACATGTCGCAGCTGGGGCAGCCCACCGGTGAGCTGTCCGGCTCCGCGGCCGGCAACCAGCCGCGGACGTCGATCTGGCCGGCGGTCGAGGAGCGGGTGCTCGACCTCATCGAGAGCCACCGCAGCACCATCGTGTTCGCCAACTCCCGCCGGCTGGCCGAGCGGCTGACCAGCCGGCTCAACGAGCTGGCCTACGAGCGGGCCACCGGCGAGCCGATGCCGCACGGGGCGAACCCGGCCGAGCTGATGGCCCAGGCCGGCACCGGCGTCGGAGCGGGCACCTCGACCGACGTCAAGCCGGTCGCCTCCGCCCACCACGGTTCGGTCTCCCGCGAGCAGCGGGCGATCGTGGAGGAGGCGCTGAAGTCCGGGCAGCTGCCCGCCGTCGTGGCCACCTCCTCACTGGAGCTGGGCATCGACATGGGCGCGGTCGACCTGGTCGTGCAGGTCGAGTCCCCGCCCAACGTCGCCGCCGGCCTGCAGCGGGTCGGCCGGGCCGGCCACCAGGTGGGCGCGGTGAGCGAGGGCGTCATCTTCCCGAAGTTCCGCGGCGACCTGGTGCAGAGCGCCGTGGTCGCCGAGCGGATGCGGGCCGGGGCCATCGAGTCCACCCGCTACCTGCGCAACCCCCTCGACGTGCTGGCCCAGCAGATCGTCGCGATCGTCTCCGAGAAGCCGCGCACCGTCGACGAGGTGTCCGCGGTGCTGCGCCGGTCGGCCGCGTTCGCCTCGCTGCCGGACTCCGCGCTGCACGCGGTGCTGGACATGCTGGCCGGCCGCTACCCCTCCGACGCCTTCGCCGAGCTGCGCCCCCGGCTGACCTGGGACCGCATCACCGACACCCTCACCGCCCGCAACGGGGCCCAGCGGCTGGCGGTCACCAGCGGCGGCACCATCCCCGACCGCGGCCTGTTCGGCGTCTTCCTGGTCTCCGGTGCCGGGGAGAACGGCGGACGCCGGGTCGGTGAACTCGACGAGGAGATGGTCTACGAGTCCCGGGTCGGTGACGTCTTCCTCCTGGGCTCCTCGTCCTGGCGGATCGAGGAGATCACCCACGACCGCGTGCTGGTCAGCCCTGCCCCCGGCCAGCCCGGCAAGATGCCGTTCTGGCACGGCGACACCCTGGGCCGCCCGCTGGAACTCGGCCGCGCGCTGGGCGCCTTCCTCCGCGAGGTCGGCACGGCCACCCCCGAGGCCGGCATGGAGCGCGCCCGCGCCGCTGGCCTGGACGCCTGGGGGGCGAGCAACCTCTTCGCCTACCTGGCCGAGCAGAAGGCCGCCACCGGCCACCTGCCCGACGACCGCACGCTGCTGGTCGAGCGGTTCCGCGACGAGCTCGGCGACTGGCGGCTGGTCGTCCACTCCCCCTTCGGCGCCCAGGTCAACGCCCCGTGGGCACTGGTGCTCGCCGCCCGGCTGCGCGAGCGGTACGGCGTCGACGTCGCCTCCATGCACGCCGACGACGGCATCGTGCTGCGCCTGCCCGACACCACCGGCGAGCCGCCGGAGGCAGACCTGGCACTGCTCGACCCCGACGACGTCGAGCGCGAGGTCACCGCCGAGGTCGGCAACTCCGCGCTGTTCGCCAGCCGGTTCCGCGAGTGCGCCGCCCGCGCGCTGCTGCTCCCCCGCCGCGACCCGCGCCGGCGGACCCCGCTGTGGCAGCAGCGACAGCGGGCCGCCCAGCTGCTGTCGGTGGCGAGCGAGTTCTCCTCCTTCCCGATCACCCTCGAGGCGGTCCGGGAGGTGCTGCAGGACGTCTACGACGTGCCCGGCCTCGTCGAGCTGATGAGCGACGTGCGCGCCCGCCGTGTGCGCCTGGTCGACGTGCAGACCCAGAGCGCCTCGCCCTTCGCCCAGTCGCTGCTCTTCGGCTACGTCGGACAGTTCATCTACGAGGGCGACGCCCCGCTCGCCGAGCGCCGCGCCCAGGCCCTGGCCCTCGACACCGGGCTGCTGGCCGAGCTGCTGGGCCGCTCGGAGCTCCGCGAGCTGCTCGACGGCGACGCGATGGCCGAGATCGAGGCCGAGCTGCAGCGGCTGCCGGAGCAGCGGCACCCCCGCGACGTCGACGGCGCCAGCGACCTGCTGCGCGGGGTGGGCGACCTGACCGTCGCCGAGGCCGCCGCCCGCGGGGTGCCGGCCGCGTGGCTGGAGGAGCTCGTCGTCTCCCGGCGCGCGCTGGTCGTGCGGATCGCCGGTGAGGAGCGGTACGTCGCCATCGAGGACGCCGGCCGGCTCCGCGACGCGCTCGGCACCGCCCTGCCGGTCGGCGTGCCCGAGGCCTTCACCGAACCGGTCGCCGACCCCCTCGGTGACCTCATCGGCCGCTTCGCGCGCACCCACGGCCCGTTCGCACCCCCCGAGGTCGCCGCCCGGCTCGGGCTGGGCGTCGCGGTCGTGACCGCCACCGTGCAGCGGCTGGTCGGCACCGGCCGGCTGGTGACGGGTGAGTTCCGGCCCGGCGGCATCGGCCAGGAGTGGTGCGACGCGGAGGTCCTGCGCTCGGTCCGTCGGCGGTCGCTGTCCAAGCTGCGCCAGGAGGTCGAGCCCGTCCCGATCGACACGCTGGCCCGGTTCACCCCCAGCTGGCAGTCCGTCGGCGGGCGGATGCGCGGGGTCGACGGCGTGCTGGCGGTCGTCGAGCAGCTGGCCGGTGCGCTGGTGCCGGCCTCCGCGCTGGAGTCGCTGGTGCTCCCCTCCCGGGTGCAGGGCTACTCCCCCGCGATGCTCGACGAGCTGACCAGCGCCGGTGAGGTGCTGTGGGCCGGCGCTGGGGGCCTGTCCGGTGGCGACGGCTGGGTGACCCTCGTGCCGGCCGACCTGGCCCCGTTGCTGCTGCCCGAGCCCCCGGCCGGTGCCGTGCTGGAGGGCGGGGTCGGACAGCAGCTGCTCGACGAGCTCTCCGGCGGGCAGGCGATGTTCTTCCGTTCGCTGTCCGACCGGGTGGGCGCCACCGACGACCCGGCGCTCGCCGAGGAGATCTGGGACCTCGTGTGGGCCGGGGCGCTCACCAACGACACCCTCGCCCCGCTGCGCACCCGGCTGTCCGGGGGCGGGACGCACAAGAAGACGCCGGCCGCGCCGCGCGCCCGGCTCGACCGCAGCCGCTACGGCCGCACCCGGCTCGGCCGCCCGGCCATGCCCAGCCGCACCGGCCCGCCGTCGATGGCCGGGCGCTGGTCGCGGCTGCCGGACCTGGAGACCAACACCACCAAGCGCACCACCGCCCGCGCCGAGGCGCTGCTGGAGCGGCACGGTGTGCTGACCCGGGGCGCGGTGCAGGCCGAGCAGGTCACCGGCGGCTTCTCCGCCGTCTACCCGGTGCTGCGGGCCTTCGAGGAGAACGGCCGGGCCCGCCGCGGCTACTTCGTCGAGACCCTGGGCGCGGCCCAGTTCGGCACGCCCGGCTCGGTCGACCGGCTGCGCAGCTTCGCCAGCCCCGACCGGGTGCCGGCCGGCCCGGTCGTGCTGGCCGCCACCGACCCGGCCAACGTCTACGGCGCGGCCCTGCCCTGGCCCGAGCGCACCGCCGGCAGCACCGAGGAGGGCGTCGACCTCGGCGAGGGCACCGCGGCTCCGACGGCGAAGAAGACCGGGCACCGGGCCGGGCGCAAGGCCGGGGCCCTGGTCGTGCTGGTCGACGGCGAGCTGGTGCTCTACGTCGAGCGCGGCGGCAAGACGCTGCTGTCGTGGACCGAGGAGGAGACCGCGCTCAAGGAGGCGGCCACGGCGCTGTCCAGTGCGGTGGCCTCCGGGGCACTGGGCCGGATCACCGTGCAGAAGGCCGACGGCGCCTCGGTGCACGAGTCCGGCGCACTGTCCGCCGCCCTCCAGGCGGCCGGGTTCATCGCCACGCCCCAGGGCCTCCGACTCCGCCGCTGA
- a CDS encoding antibiotic biosynthesis monooxygenase, with product MTTRLRSLPVRLTGNSVARQPVTPAPEPVTVTVARVVRPEEHEAFERWAADVQELVGSFPGALGSSLLRPGPASDEYHLVYRFSDDAALAVWERSPERRAALERVSRLVEQERTARAVGLETFFAVPARPGPAWRSWALTVAVVLVLTSSFQLVAVPFVGGWPWPARLLLSALYVVTSLRLLMPRVSRWLGPWLQGTRRR from the coding sequence GTGACGACCCGCCTGCGCAGCCTGCCGGTTCGACTGACCGGGAACTCGGTGGCCCGGCAGCCGGTCACCCCGGCGCCCGAGCCGGTGACCGTGACCGTGGCCCGGGTCGTGCGGCCCGAGGAGCACGAGGCGTTCGAGCGGTGGGCGGCCGACGTGCAGGAGCTGGTCGGCAGCTTCCCGGGTGCGCTCGGGTCGTCGCTGCTCCGGCCGGGTCCGGCCAGCGACGAGTACCACCTCGTCTACCGGTTCAGCGACGACGCCGCGCTCGCGGTCTGGGAGCGGTCGCCGGAGCGCCGGGCTGCGCTGGAGCGGGTCAGCCGGCTGGTCGAGCAGGAGCGCACCGCCCGCGCCGTCGGCCTCGAGACGTTCTTCGCGGTGCCGGCCCGCCCGGGCCCGGCCTGGCGCAGCTGGGCGCTGACCGTCGCCGTCGTCCTCGTGCTGACGTCGAGCTTCCAGCTGGTCGCGGTGCCGTTCGTGGGCGGCTGGCCGTGGCCGGCGCGGCTGCTGCTGTCGGCGCTCTACGTGGTGACGTCGCTGCGGCTGCTCATGCCGCGGGTCAGCCGCTGGCTGGGCCCCTGGCTGCAGGGCACCCGCCGCCGCTGA
- a CDS encoding aminoglycoside 3'-phosphotransferase: MTLSGPPRGPLEVPPVVRALAGGVPAAPVWQNWAGGVTWQLGSGAGRRFLKWAPAGSGLPIAREAQRLRWAARFTPVPPVLDAGSDADGDWLLTAGLPGDSAVDARWTADPLTAVRAIGTGLRALHDALPVADCPFDWSARTRVADVHRRAAVLRPASWHPEHAGLSVPEVLARLADVPDDDLLVVCHGDACAPNTLLAEDGTWAGHVDLGSLGLADRWSDLAVATWSTQWNHGPGWERPLLDAYGIAEDPERTAYHRLLWDAGP, translated from the coding sequence GTGACGCTCTCCGGACCGCCGCGCGGGCCCCTCGAGGTGCCGCCGGTGGTGCGCGCGCTGGCCGGTGGCGTCCCGGCAGCGCCGGTCTGGCAGAACTGGGCCGGCGGTGTCACCTGGCAGCTGGGGTCGGGCGCTGGGCGACGGTTCCTCAAGTGGGCACCGGCCGGCAGCGGGCTGCCGATCGCCCGCGAGGCGCAGCGGCTGCGGTGGGCGGCGCGGTTCACGCCCGTGCCGCCGGTGCTGGACGCCGGCAGCGACGCGGACGGCGACTGGCTGCTCACCGCGGGGCTGCCCGGCGACAGTGCCGTCGACGCGCGCTGGACGGCGGATCCACTGACCGCGGTGCGGGCGATCGGCACCGGCCTGCGCGCCCTGCACGACGCCCTCCCGGTGGCGGACTGCCCGTTCGACTGGTCCGCGCGCACCCGGGTGGCCGACGTGCACCGGCGCGCCGCCGTCCTCCGCCCGGCGTCGTGGCACCCCGAGCACGCCGGGTTGTCGGTGCCCGAGGTGCTCGCCCGGCTGGCCGACGTCCCCGACGACGACCTGCTGGTGGTCTGCCACGGCGATGCCTGCGCGCCCAACACTCTCCTCGCCGAGGACGGCACGTGGGCCGGCCACGTCGACCTCGGCTCCCTGGGCCTGGCCGACCGGTGGTCGGACCTGGCCGTGGCGACGTGGAGCACGCAGTGGAACCACGGCCCCGGCTGGGAGCGCCCGCTCCTCGACGCCTACGGCATCGCGGAGGACCCGGAGCGGACGGCGTACCACCGGCTGCTCTGGGACGCCGGTCCCTGA